Proteins encoded by one window of Tunturibacter psychrotolerans:
- a CDS encoding CADD family putative folate metabolism protein, with product MSLTISRNAGFWSRFEERVAPFNLLQHPFYQAWSKGELTREDLREYAAEYWHHVSAFPTYLSALHSRLPDGEMRREVLRNLAEEEGVDAATARAHSDLWMDFAARMGASRGEVEGRAVQPEMTALMATFRELMQEEKASAAMAALYAYESKVPAIATTKAEGLAEHYGTEGAAARYFTLHQTADVAHASVWRELIDKQLAGAPEDEEAVLAAGERAAKALWVALDGVERQRTSVN from the coding sequence ATGTCTTTGACGATTTCGAGGAATGCTGGGTTCTGGAGCCGTTTCGAGGAGCGCGTTGCGCCGTTCAACCTGTTGCAGCACCCGTTTTATCAGGCGTGGTCGAAGGGTGAGTTGACGCGCGAGGATCTGCGGGAGTATGCGGCGGAGTACTGGCATCATGTGTCGGCGTTTCCGACTTATCTGAGCGCGCTGCACTCGCGGCTGCCGGATGGGGAGATGCGGCGTGAGGTATTGCGCAACCTTGCTGAAGAAGAGGGCGTGGATGCGGCGACGGCTCGTGCGCATAGCGATTTGTGGATGGATTTTGCTGCACGGATGGGTGCTTCGCGTGGGGAAGTTGAAGGGCGTGCGGTGCAGCCTGAGATGACGGCGCTGATGGCGACGTTTCGTGAGCTGATGCAGGAGGAGAAGGCTTCGGCTGCGATGGCGGCGCTGTATGCGTATGAGTCGAAGGTGCCGGCGATTGCGACGACCAAGGCTGAAGGGTTGGCGGAGCATTATGGGACCGAGGGTGCGGCGGCGCGTTACTTCACGCTGCATCAGACGGCCGATGTTGCGCATGCTAGTGTGTGGCGCGAGTTGATCGATAAGCAGCTTGCGGGTGCGCCCGAGGATGAAGAGGCTGTGCTGGCGGCTGGAGAGCGTGCGGCGAAGGCGCTTTGGGTTGCTCTGGATGGCGTGGAGCGGCAGCGGACTTCGGTTAATTAG
- a CDS encoding ABC transporter permease, translating into MDNLFSDIRYAVRQLGRAPGFTVAAVLTLALGIGANAAIFSAVYALLLKSLPFQSADRVVGIYETHPQVVAGAEVTFPDYLDWKRQQKSFEQVSAYATRGPETMSLVVDGRAEQVRKVLASGNFFSLLGATPQLGRTFVEQDDSAGNNHVVVLSADAWQRYFGRDRGVIGRTVDLNGAAYTVIGVLAAGAAFPAEGEVWLPLSLLSKEEQESRVWHTVNVLGRLRPGVSVAEARADMQTVAGGLALSYPATNGSVGVVLRPLREQLVGALRPAMLSLMGSVVLVLLIACANVANLLMVRAAADRRQIAIRQALGASGGRLFGQSLTMTLILCVLGGGLGTAFAAVTLPLLRVALSHTAGVDHGLIQSIRLSVPVLLVTFGVCTLMALVFGLLPVMKRPRELVDALRPGDQSSTGRRSKSLLMGVEIAFAVVVLFLGAILLRSFQRLAAVDPGFRTDHLLSFEITLPEPRYQDETPETNRFYGQLLEKVGRVPGVLSVASTTQIPLKSSLSMSRFLIAGAPKPAAGTFPFAQLRTVSPDYFKTMGLGLRQGRLFEQKDLEKGTALFVVNQAFVDRYLAGRDPVETTLLLGVLDPKPEKFPIYGVVSNAREVGVSAEAEPVMYMPGFGTHAVVLVRTQLAPESVVSAVREAVHEIDPTQPIYHVQTMDEVLSDTVARQRVTAILLDVFALLALMLTGVGMYGVLSYSIAQRTREIGVRIAVGATRGDVVRLVLGQIAWPVVFGLVAGGVVAFAVARVVRGLLFGTSSLDPASVVITVGGVVLIAVVAAVIPARRAASVDPTEALRAE; encoded by the coding sequence ATGGACAATTTGTTCAGCGATATTCGCTATGCGGTGCGGCAGTTGGGTAGAGCGCCGGGATTCACTGTTGCGGCGGTGCTTACGCTTGCTTTGGGGATCGGGGCGAATGCGGCGATTTTTAGCGCGGTGTATGCGCTCCTGCTGAAGTCGCTGCCGTTTCAGAGTGCGGATCGCGTCGTGGGGATCTATGAGACGCATCCGCAGGTAGTGGCCGGGGCTGAGGTCACGTTTCCTGACTATCTGGATTGGAAGCGGCAGCAAAAGAGTTTTGAGCAGGTGTCGGCTTACGCTACGAGAGGGCCGGAGACGATGTCACTGGTTGTCGATGGCCGGGCTGAGCAGGTGCGCAAGGTGCTGGCGTCGGGAAATTTCTTTTCGCTTCTGGGTGCGACGCCGCAGCTTGGCCGCACGTTTGTGGAGCAGGATGACAGTGCGGGGAACAACCATGTTGTGGTGCTGAGCGCGGACGCCTGGCAACGATACTTTGGTCGCGACCGTGGTGTGATTGGGCGCACGGTCGATTTGAATGGCGCGGCCTATACCGTGATTGGCGTGTTGGCTGCGGGTGCTGCGTTTCCTGCGGAGGGCGAGGTGTGGCTTCCGCTCTCGTTGTTGAGCAAGGAGGAGCAGGAGTCGCGGGTGTGGCATACGGTGAATGTGCTGGGACGGCTGCGACCTGGGGTTTCGGTGGCGGAGGCGCGGGCGGATATGCAGACGGTGGCTGGAGGTTTGGCGCTGAGTTATCCGGCTACGAATGGATCGGTGGGCGTGGTGCTGCGGCCTTTGCGTGAGCAGCTTGTCGGAGCGCTGCGTCCTGCGATGTTAAGCCTGATGGGTTCGGTGGTGCTGGTGCTGCTGATTGCGTGCGCGAATGTTGCGAACCTGCTGATGGTAAGAGCTGCTGCGGACCGTCGTCAGATTGCGATTCGGCAGGCGCTCGGAGCCAGTGGAGGTCGGTTGTTTGGCCAGTCGTTGACGATGACGTTGATACTTTGTGTGCTTGGCGGTGGGTTGGGGACGGCCTTTGCTGCGGTGACGCTGCCGTTGTTGCGGGTTGCGCTGTCGCATACCGCCGGGGTAGACCATGGGCTGATTCAGTCGATCCGATTGAGCGTGCCGGTGCTGCTGGTGACGTTTGGCGTGTGTACGCTGATGGCACTTGTGTTTGGGTTGTTGCCGGTGATGAAGCGGCCACGTGAGTTGGTGGATGCGCTACGGCCGGGAGACCAGAGCAGCACGGGGCGACGGAGTAAGAGCCTGTTGATGGGAGTTGAGATTGCCTTCGCGGTGGTGGTGCTGTTTCTTGGCGCGATATTGCTGCGCAGCTTTCAGAGACTTGCGGCGGTCGATCCCGGATTTCGTACAGATCATCTGCTTAGCTTCGAGATAACGCTGCCGGAGCCGAGGTATCAGGACGAGACGCCGGAGACGAATCGGTTTTATGGACAGCTTCTGGAGAAGGTGGGACGTGTGCCGGGAGTTTTGTCGGTTGCGAGTACAACGCAGATTCCACTGAAGAGTTCGCTTTCGATGTCGCGCTTCCTGATTGCGGGAGCGCCAAAGCCGGCGGCGGGGACGTTTCCGTTTGCGCAGCTTCGCACGGTGAGTCCTGACTACTTCAAGACGATGGGGCTTGGGCTGCGACAGGGACGGCTGTTTGAGCAGAAGGATCTTGAGAAGGGTACGGCTCTGTTTGTTGTGAATCAGGCGTTTGTGGATCGGTATTTGGCTGGCCGAGATCCGGTGGAGACGACTCTTCTGCTGGGAGTGCTGGATCCGAAGCCGGAGAAGTTTCCGATCTATGGTGTGGTGTCGAATGCGCGTGAGGTGGGCGTGAGTGCGGAGGCGGAGCCGGTGATGTATATGCCGGGATTTGGAACGCACGCGGTGGTGCTGGTGCGAACGCAGCTTGCTCCGGAGAGTGTGGTGTCGGCGGTGCGTGAGGCGGTGCATGAGATCGATCCGACTCAGCCGATCTATCACGTGCAGACGATGGATGAGGTGCTGTCGGACACGGTGGCGCGACAGAGGGTGACGGCGATTCTGCTGGATGTGTTTGCGCTGCTGGCGCTGATGCTGACCGGTGTTGGGATGTATGGCGTGCTGTCTTACTCGATTGCGCAGCGGACGCGGGAGATTGGGGTTCGGATCGCGGTTGGGGCGACGCGTGGAGATGTGGTGCGGCTGGTGCTTGGTCAGATTGCGTGGCCTGTTGTGTTTGGGCTGGTTGCTGGGGGAGTGGTGGCGTTTGCGGTTGCGCGTGTGGTGCGGGGGTTGCTGTTTGGGACGAGTAGCCTCGATCCTGCGTCGGTCGTGATAACGGTTGGTGGAGTTGTTCTGATAGCAGTGGTGGCTGCGGTGATTCCGGCGCGGCGTGCGGCTTCGGTGGATCCGACGGAGGCTCTTCGGGCTGAGTGA
- the folK gene encoding 2-amino-4-hydroxy-6-hydroxymethyldihydropteridine diphosphokinase translates to MKAVAAIALGSNLDSDFGDRQANLEQAVGLIAELGEVTGVSSFYDTEPEGVVEQPRFLNGTLLLETDLEPVALLRELLTVERAMGRDRAASVAKGPRVIDLDLLLYADREWGDVVMETEELTLPHPAMQERRFVLEPLKEIAPEWVHPVLGLTVGELLERV, encoded by the coding sequence ATGAAGGCTGTCGCAGCGATTGCGTTGGGGTCAAATCTTGATTCTGACTTTGGAGACCGCCAGGCGAATCTTGAGCAGGCCGTCGGATTGATTGCGGAGTTGGGTGAGGTGACCGGGGTCTCTTCGTTTTACGATACGGAGCCGGAGGGAGTTGTGGAGCAGCCGAGGTTTCTCAACGGGACTTTACTGCTTGAGACCGATTTAGAGCCGGTCGCTTTGCTGCGCGAGCTGCTTACCGTGGAACGGGCGATGGGTCGGGACCGGGCGGCGTCGGTGGCGAAGGGGCCTCGGGTGATTGATCTGGATCTGCTGCTTTACGCCGATCGAGAGTGGGGCGATGTGGTGATGGAGACAGAGGAGCTGACGTTGCCGCATCCTGCAATGCAGGAGCGCCGGTTTGTGCTTGAGCCGCTCAAGGAGATTGCGCCGGAGTGGGTGCATCCTGTGCTGGGGCTGACGGTGGGGGAGCTGCTGGAGCGGGTGTAG
- the lpxC gene encoding UDP-3-O-acyl-N-acetylglucosamine deacetylase, with translation MALEAHFEQTIRSEIEFSGVGLHSGAPVLMRLIPAPAGSGIVFRRTDLDNFEIAAIGRNVAKVSYATSLMRQSVLISTTEHLLSALIGFGVDNVIVEVDNLEVPILDGSALPYVQAFHSVGLKQQRRKREYLKILKEVEVREGSKFIGVYPGTGYRIQYTIDFPQPIGYETFKGDLATGDYVKLIAPARTFGFKEDEAMLRDMGLIRGVSDESAIILSRQGVENGPLRFDDEFVRHKVLDLIGDLALAGRRIQGWVVAERAGHAMHTALVQRLMRDRSAWELAHGYDEVAEPAGMLGRLQPATVS, from the coding sequence GTGGCTTTGGAAGCTCATTTTGAGCAGACAATCCGTTCGGAGATAGAGTTCAGTGGCGTTGGCTTGCATAGCGGGGCGCCTGTGCTCATGCGGTTGATCCCGGCACCGGCTGGATCTGGTATCGTCTTTCGTCGCACAGACTTAGATAACTTCGAGATTGCCGCGATCGGACGGAATGTCGCTAAGGTGAGCTACGCGACGAGCCTTATGCGGCAAAGCGTTCTGATTTCAACTACAGAACATTTGCTTTCTGCTCTTATCGGCTTTGGCGTGGATAACGTGATCGTCGAGGTGGATAATCTTGAGGTCCCCATTCTGGATGGGAGTGCTTTGCCTTATGTGCAAGCCTTTCATTCTGTGGGACTTAAACAGCAGAGGCGAAAGCGGGAGTATCTAAAGATTTTAAAAGAGGTTGAGGTTCGGGAGGGATCGAAGTTTATCGGGGTCTATCCGGGGACCGGGTACCGCATTCAGTACACGATCGACTTTCCGCAACCCATTGGATATGAGACGTTTAAGGGTGATCTGGCGACTGGGGATTACGTTAAATTAATTGCTCCCGCGCGGACTTTCGGGTTTAAAGAGGATGAGGCGATGTTGCGGGATATGGGGCTGATTCGTGGGGTTTCGGACGAGAGCGCTATTATTCTTTCGCGGCAAGGTGTTGAAAATGGGCCACTTCGGTTCGACGATGAGTTTGTTCGGCATAAAGTGCTGGATTTGATTGGGGATCTGGCGTTAGCGGGGCGCAGGATTCAGGGATGGGTGGTGGCCGAGAGGGCGGGACATGCGATGCATACTGCTCTTGTGCAACGACTTATGCGTGACCGGTCGGCGTGGGAGCTGGCTCACGGGTATGATGAAGTGGCGGAACCGGCTGGAATGTTGGGAAGGTTGCAGCCAGCAACGGTTTCGTAA
- a CDS encoding M20 family metallopeptidase, giving the protein MELRFGPARSLQEPVLLLGHLDTVWPLGTIQKMPWRKAEGRLWGPGVLDMKAGVIMALTAIQTLHQLKLARPVILLLNSDEEVGSTISRPVTEKLAQVSSAVLVLEPAQGLAYKTARKGVGQYNVQVTGIGAHSGVDFERGHSAVLELAKLIQTISGFTNLERKLTVNCGVIAGGTRSNVVPSHASTEVDVRIAKTSDAAYVDKLFRSLKVSDPHCKLTITGGINRPPMERKPGTVALFKKARSLAAELGFALEEASTGGGSDGNFTAALGVPTLDGMGAVGDGAHAAHESIIIEHLVPRTALLAAMIASIE; this is encoded by the coding sequence TTGGAGCTTCGTTTCGGTCCCGCGCGCTCCCTTCAAGAGCCCGTTCTGCTCCTCGGCCATCTCGATACCGTCTGGCCACTAGGGACCATCCAAAAGATGCCATGGCGTAAGGCTGAGGGACGATTGTGGGGACCCGGCGTGCTGGACATGAAAGCCGGCGTAATAATGGCTCTGACTGCCATTCAAACCTTGCATCAGCTGAAGTTAGCGCGCCCAGTAATTCTTCTTCTGAACAGCGACGAAGAGGTGGGGAGCACCATTTCTCGTCCTGTCACGGAGAAGTTAGCTCAAGTGTCTTCCGCGGTTCTGGTTCTCGAACCCGCCCAGGGACTCGCCTACAAGACCGCGCGCAAGGGAGTAGGCCAATACAATGTGCAGGTTACAGGCATTGGCGCACATAGCGGAGTCGACTTCGAACGCGGCCATTCTGCCGTGCTGGAACTGGCAAAACTCATCCAAACCATCTCCGGATTCACCAATCTCGAGCGAAAACTGACGGTAAATTGTGGTGTCATCGCTGGTGGAACACGGTCCAATGTAGTCCCTTCACACGCCTCCACTGAGGTTGACGTCCGCATCGCCAAAACCAGCGACGCCGCCTACGTCGACAAACTCTTCCGCAGCCTCAAAGTCTCCGACCCTCACTGCAAACTCACCATTACCGGCGGCATCAACCGCCCCCCCATGGAACGCAAACCCGGCACAGTCGCCCTCTTCAAAAAGGCGCGGTCGCTCGCAGCAGAACTCGGCTTCGCGCTCGAAGAAGCCTCAACCGGCGGCGGCTCGGACGGCAACTTCACCGCCGCCCTCGGCGTGCCCACGCTCGACGGCATGGGCGCAGTAGGAGACGGAGCCCACGCCGCGCACGAATCAATCATCATCGAACATCTCGTCCCGCGAACAGCTCTGTTAGCAGCGATGATCGCCAGCATCGAATGA
- a CDS encoding Maf family protein, which translates to MLILASASPRRHELLTQAGLRFTAEAANLNEDLLPNEAAAAYVQRLAEEKAQAVWNAHRSSDSADDPLVVLGADTCVVVEGNILGKPVDSADARRMLEMLSGRTHAVLTGIAAISAKRTVRDLDITQVTFNVITDVEISRYIVSGEPLDKAGAYAIQGYAARWIPRIEGCYFNVVGLPIARTIAALAHAEAESGPVVEKV; encoded by the coding sequence ATGCTTATTCTTGCCTCCGCTTCGCCACGTCGCCACGAACTTCTCACGCAGGCCGGTCTCAGGTTCACCGCAGAGGCTGCAAATCTTAACGAAGACCTTCTGCCGAATGAAGCCGCCGCTGCTTACGTCCAGCGGCTGGCTGAAGAGAAGGCTCAGGCGGTCTGGAACGCTCATCGGTCCTCAGATTCGGCTGATGACCCGCTGGTTGTTCTGGGTGCAGATACCTGCGTCGTCGTTGAAGGCAACATTCTGGGCAAGCCCGTCGATAGCGCTGATGCGCGTCGCATGCTGGAGATGCTGAGTGGACGCACTCACGCTGTGCTGACGGGGATTGCAGCGATCTCTGCGAAGAGGACGGTTCGGGATCTCGATATCACGCAGGTGACCTTTAATGTGATCACCGACGTTGAGATCTCGCGATACATCGTCAGTGGCGAGCCGCTTGATAAGGCCGGGGCGTATGCGATCCAGGGCTATGCTGCGCGTTGGATCCCGCGGATCGAGGGTTGCTACTTCAACGTGGTCGGTCTGCCGATTGCTCGCACGATTGCGGCGCTGGCGCACGCTGAGGCGGAGAGTGGGCCTGTCGTGGAGAAGGTTTAG
- a CDS encoding D-hexose-6-phosphate mutarotase — MDINQLNEHFGLPGVLVFHATPSGLIHADITTPHATATVYLQGAHLAAWQPAGHQPVIFTSRKTELVPGKAIRGGVPIAFPWFANRHDGKTGPSHGFARIQDWTLVFAALAGDDLHLTLTLGPNELSRSLGFDQFRLAYQLTIGRTLTMQLTVANDAGAPLVFEEALHTYYAVTDIHEIAISGLDGVSYLDKVDNFNKKLQQGDITVAGPTDRVYLDTTATCVLKDHAGKRHINVAKTGSTTTVVWNPWEDGAAKLADMDPTEWHEFVAIETVNAAKDTITLAPGATHTMQARVTVETVES; from the coding sequence ATGGATATCAATCAACTGAACGAACACTTTGGTCTGCCGGGTGTTCTTGTATTTCACGCGACGCCGAGCGGGCTCATTCACGCGGACATTACGACTCCGCATGCGACCGCAACCGTGTATCTGCAAGGCGCTCACCTGGCAGCGTGGCAGCCCGCTGGACACCAGCCTGTGATCTTTACCAGCCGCAAGACCGAACTGGTGCCAGGGAAGGCAATTCGTGGTGGAGTGCCGATTGCATTTCCGTGGTTTGCGAACCGCCACGACGGAAAGACAGGGCCGTCGCATGGCTTCGCGAGGATTCAGGATTGGACGCTTGTTTTTGCCGCGCTCGCCGGCGATGATCTGCACCTTACGCTTACGCTGGGGCCTAACGAGCTTAGCCGCAGTCTGGGATTCGATCAGTTCCGCCTGGCCTATCAGTTGACCATCGGGCGCACTCTGACGATGCAGCTTACGGTGGCCAACGATGCTGGTGCGCCACTCGTGTTTGAGGAAGCGCTACATACCTATTATGCGGTGACGGATATTCATGAGATTGCCATCTCCGGCCTTGACGGCGTGAGCTATCTCGACAAGGTCGACAACTTCAATAAGAAGCTGCAGCAAGGTGACATCACAGTGGCAGGGCCGACCGATCGCGTGTATCTGGACACGACTGCGACCTGCGTGCTGAAGGATCATGCGGGCAAGCGCCACATCAACGTCGCGAAGACCGGATCGACGACAACGGTCGTATGGAATCCGTGGGAAGATGGAGCGGCGAAATTAGCTGATATGGATCCGACGGAGTGGCATGAGTTTGTGGCGATTGAAACGGTCAATGCTGCGAAGGATACGATCACGCTTGCTCCGGGCGCTACGCACACGATGCAGGCGCGGGTTACGGTGGAGACGGTTGAGAGTTAG
- a CDS encoding NIPSNAP family protein: MERRDFLTATLATSAFALANQSSAQTSSGKSREYYEIRKYHLQTGPQIKLTESYISDALIPALNRMGIAPVGAFHLDIGPETPTLYLLLPCSKLETLISAELQLVHDEQFMKAAEPFWDAPATAPAFQRIDSSLHIAFEGWPKLTPPAATAEHGKRIFQLRTYESPSSQDHVRKVEMFHHGEFDIFQRAGFSQVFYSDTLIGPRMPNLTYMLSFADLTDLNAKWDKFRADPEWIKLRSSPRYNFEEIVSNISNLVLSPTAYSQI, from the coding sequence ATGGAAAGACGTGATTTTTTGACCGCTACTCTTGCAACTTCCGCTTTCGCGCTCGCAAATCAGTCGTCCGCGCAGACCTCCTCTGGAAAATCACGCGAATATTATGAGATTCGCAAGTATCACCTGCAGACTGGGCCGCAGATTAAGCTCACTGAGAGTTACATATCGGACGCATTGATTCCTGCGTTGAATCGGATGGGAATTGCGCCGGTTGGCGCTTTTCATCTGGACATAGGACCCGAGACGCCAACTCTTTATCTTTTGTTGCCGTGCTCAAAGCTCGAGACGCTTATCTCGGCTGAGTTGCAGCTTGTTCACGATGAGCAGTTCATGAAAGCTGCAGAACCCTTCTGGGATGCGCCGGCAACCGCGCCCGCATTTCAACGGATCGATAGTTCACTTCATATTGCTTTTGAAGGATGGCCTAAACTGACTCCGCCAGCTGCGACGGCTGAGCATGGCAAGAGAATCTTTCAATTGCGCACCTACGAGAGCCCGAGTAGCCAGGACCACGTTCGCAAGGTTGAGATGTTTCACCACGGCGAGTTTGATATCTTCCAGCGTGCAGGATTTAGTCAGGTTTTTTACAGCGACACGCTGATCGGCCCGCGCATGCCGAACCTGACGTACATGCTAAGCTTTGCCGATTTGACCGACCTGAATGCGAAGTGGGATAAGTTTCGGGCGGATCCTGAATGGATCAAACTTAGAAGTTCACCGCGCTACAACTTCGAAGAGATCGTGAGTAACATTTCGAACTTAGTTTTGAGCCCAACGGCTTACTCGCAGATCTAA
- a CDS encoding nucleoside hydrolase: MTRKLSLFFVVLFGGLISQFGSAEGRRMVLIDQDGSGPGGSNQMAMMVLLQSPKAEVLGITMVSGNAWEPEEVQHTLRMLELIHRTDVPVVPGAIFPLVRTDEETKIQRQLNGTLPWYGAWGDLAAKTSAQPYHDPYVLPKLKEGEPTIKPLAEDAAHFLIRQVHAHPHQVTIYAAGPLTNIALAISIDPHFAELTQGIVIMGGSLSPQTRDPEFVNDPRHEFNFWFDPEAAHITLRAHWPRIDLTTVDISIKTDFTKAMLDDIASSPNPAAKYLADYTGEFYYLWDELAAAAWLDPGIITKEEKLYVDVDLTRGPFYGDTLTWTEDDKPRLDLQAVHVQTDLDLPRFNKLFLELMKSPPQRSSLER; the protein is encoded by the coding sequence ATGACTCGAAAACTTTCTCTGTTCTTCGTCGTGCTCTTTGGCGGCTTGATCTCACAGTTCGGAAGCGCCGAGGGCAGGCGCATGGTCTTGATCGATCAGGATGGCTCCGGTCCAGGTGGCTCCAATCAGATGGCGATGATGGTGCTGCTGCAATCTCCGAAGGCGGAGGTGCTTGGCATCACGATGGTGAGCGGAAACGCGTGGGAGCCAGAGGAGGTGCAGCACACGCTGCGCATGCTCGAACTGATCCATCGCACGGATGTTCCGGTGGTTCCGGGAGCGATCTTTCCTTTGGTACGGACGGACGAGGAGACGAAGATTCAGCGGCAGTTGAACGGCACCCTCCCCTGGTACGGAGCGTGGGGAGATCTGGCAGCGAAGACGAGTGCCCAGCCTTACCATGACCCTTACGTACTGCCTAAGCTGAAAGAAGGTGAGCCCACGATAAAGCCGTTGGCCGAAGATGCAGCGCACTTTCTTATTCGTCAGGTGCATGCGCATCCGCATCAGGTCACGATCTACGCGGCCGGTCCGCTGACGAACATTGCGCTTGCGATCTCGATCGACCCGCACTTCGCCGAACTGACGCAGGGCATCGTGATTATGGGAGGCAGTTTGAGTCCGCAGACGAGGGATCCTGAGTTCGTCAACGATCCGCGCCACGAGTTTAACTTCTGGTTCGATCCTGAGGCTGCGCATATTACGCTGCGAGCGCATTGGCCGCGCATCGACCTGACTACGGTGGACATCTCGATAAAAACGGATTTTACGAAGGCGATGCTTGATGATATCGCCAGCTCCCCTAACCCTGCCGCGAAGTATCTCGCAGATTACACGGGCGAGTTCTATTACTTATGGGATGAACTTGCAGCAGCTGCGTGGCTCGATCCCGGGATTATCACAAAAGAGGAGAAACTGTATGTCGATGTCGATCTGACTCGCGGCCCGTTTTATGGAGACACACTCACGTGGACTGAAGACGACAAGCCTCGACTCGATTTACAGGCCGTACACGTACAGACGGACCTTGATTTGCCGCGATTCAACAAGCTTTTCCTTGAGCTGATGAAGAGTCCGCCTCAGCGGAGTTCCCTGGAGAGATAA